A genomic window from Elaeis guineensis isolate ETL-2024a chromosome 3, EG11, whole genome shotgun sequence includes:
- the LOC109505651 gene encoding non-specific lipid transfer protein GPI-anchored 26-like, with product MWRSSFLLPFLVLLLLLRIASVGSSPSYLSVCDVANLSPCRSFIMGVASKPSASCCSRLVVAIMRSPYPKCLCSVLRGGNSSVAVNEAQALALAGACELWPHPLRRCFDGSATTDSPTKYPKVISANSTRALESYCPDCRDGSIDDPSSLIPIPPP from the exons ATGTGGCGGTCCTCCTTCCTGCTCCCCTTCCTCGttctgctcctcctcctccgaatAGCGTCGGTTGGCAGTTCGCCCTCCTATCTCTCAGTCTGTGATGTCGCCAATCTCTCTCCGTGCCGAAGCTTCATCATGGGGGTGGCTTCAAAGCCTTCTGCTTCGTGCTGCAGTCGCCTCGTGGTCGCCATCATGAGATCCCCCTACCCGAAGTGCTTATGTTCGGTCCTTCGAGGTGGCAACTCCTCCGTCGCAGTAAACGAAGCCCAAGCCCTGGCCCTTGCCGGTGCGTGCGAACTCTGGCCCCACCCCCTCCGCCGATGCTTTG ATGGCTCTGCGACGACCGATTCACCAACAAAATATCCCAAAGTGATTTCTGCCAATTCCACCCGTGCACTCGAGA GTTATTGTCCTGATTGTCGGGATGGCTCTATTGATGATCCGAGCTCACTAATACCCATTCCACCTCCGTGA